From the genome of Streptomyces sp. NBC_01317, one region includes:
- a CDS encoding DNA-binding protein → MARRVTAAFPRALLILDAQPLSLLAERDRGMTLMLKVAEAEGYAAAISTVSIAEVRRTGQAANHLRWLRSRLTVIPATEFIADRAAQLLEDAGLDGHENVVDALVVATAACSSGPMKVASTDGSHIPKLCHAASVDRGSPVEWVRV, encoded by the coding sequence ATGGCACGGCGAGTGACCGCGGCGTTTCCGCGCGCCCTCCTCATCCTCGACGCACAGCCACTGTCCCTGCTGGCCGAACGGGACCGCGGGATGACCCTGATGCTCAAGGTCGCCGAAGCCGAGGGATACGCGGCCGCGATCTCCACCGTCAGCATCGCCGAGGTCCGCCGCACCGGACAGGCGGCGAACCACCTGCGCTGGCTCCGCTCCCGGCTCACCGTCATTCCCGCGACCGAGTTCATCGCCGACCGTGCGGCACAACTGCTGGAGGACGCCGGCCTCGACGGTCACGAGAACGTCGTCGACGCGCTCGTGGTCGCCACGGCGGCATGTTCGAGCGGACCGATGAAGGTTGCCTCCACCGACGGTTCCCACATCCCGAAGCTCTGCCATGCCGCGTCCGTCGATCGCGGCAGTCCCGTGGAGTGGGTCCGCGTCTGA
- a CDS encoding TIGR02391 family protein: MDRDWMQQRLEAFDALVTKYVTASGPSPDALSLSERPRPANPELPGLRTEMIKAEPTVRKILSRLDPALVADFNVESGSGRHAAVSQVRRGLGILADMDEWAIRLTPDTPALHADQLHPWVWDAARTFWESEHYRAAVHAAATSINARLQNKLGRRDVSDAKLVQEALSDKAPEPGKPRLRIPGDQSDPGVQTRQRGALQLGQGAYSALRNPAAHETGDLAEQEALEQLATFSVVARLMDQCQVVY; this comes from the coding sequence GTGGATCGTGACTGGATGCAGCAACGGCTCGAGGCGTTTGATGCGCTTGTGACCAAGTACGTGACGGCAAGCGGACCTTCGCCCGACGCGCTCTCGCTCTCCGAACGGCCACGCCCGGCCAATCCTGAGCTTCCGGGGCTTCGCACGGAGATGATCAAGGCGGAGCCCACGGTCAGGAAGATTCTCAGTCGCCTCGACCCCGCGCTCGTGGCGGACTTTAACGTCGAGAGCGGGAGTGGACGGCACGCTGCCGTAAGCCAGGTTCGTCGTGGCCTCGGAATACTCGCCGACATGGACGAGTGGGCGATCCGCCTGACGCCAGACACCCCCGCCCTGCACGCCGACCAGCTCCACCCGTGGGTGTGGGACGCCGCGCGCACCTTCTGGGAGTCCGAGCACTACCGGGCCGCAGTCCACGCCGCCGCGACGTCGATCAACGCCCGCCTTCAGAACAAGCTGGGCCGGCGTGACGTATCGGATGCCAAGCTCGTCCAAGAGGCCCTGAGCGACAAGGCCCCCGAGCCGGGTAAACCGCGGCTGCGGATCCCTGGTGATCAATCCGACCCCGGGGTCCAGACACGCCAACGTGGCGCCCTGCAACTAGGCCAAGGGGCCTACTCCGCGCTCCGAAACCCCGCCGCCCACGAAACAGGCGACTTGGCGGAGCAAGAGGCGCTGGAGCAGTTGGCCACCTTCAGCGTGGTCGCACGGCTCATGGATCAGTGCCAGGTCGTGTACTAG
- a CDS encoding GntR family transcriptional regulator has product MPDQASPRGTFRKIADVVKARIETDAGMTELPSVADLMSDHGISRGVALRAFAVLKEEGLAEPVPGGRWRVVREGQYEDRRPLAERLADVVITEKLSVGDTFPSASELSKIFGVARPTVSKALDKLQASGLLSEGKQGKPRTVRSLPERNEGRRS; this is encoded by the coding sequence GTGCCGGACCAGGCCAGTCCTCGGGGGACCTTCCGGAAGATCGCTGATGTGGTGAAGGCCCGGATCGAGACCGATGCGGGGATGACGGAGCTTCCATCCGTGGCAGACCTCATGAGCGACCACGGGATCTCCCGTGGTGTGGCGCTCCGGGCTTTCGCGGTACTCAAAGAGGAGGGGCTCGCCGAACCGGTGCCCGGTGGGCGTTGGCGAGTCGTCAGAGAGGGACAGTACGAGGACCGCCGGCCGCTGGCCGAACGGCTCGCGGATGTGGTCATCACCGAGAAGCTATCGGTGGGAGACACGTTCCCGAGTGCGTCCGAGTTGAGCAAGATCTTCGGGGTGGCGCGGCCGACTGTGAGTAAGGCGCTGGACAAGCTGCAAGCGTCCGGGCTGCTGTCCGAAGGGAAGCAGGGCAAGCCGCGGACCGTACGGTCCTTGCCGGAGAGGAATGAGGGTCGCAGGTCTTGA
- a CDS encoding HD domain-containing protein, translating to MSTTQLTEWAYPLAESLLAEPLPRRWKHCLGVAERARSLAPVLGTDADLMEATAVLHDIGYSPDLVKTGFHPLDGARYLRETAHADERVVSLVAHHSCAWMEAEARGLREELEAEFARERAHLADALCYCDMNTTPDGIATNPVDRVNEIAGRYGADSLIGRFIRRAEPEILSSTARVLERLAAAERQPT from the coding sequence TTGAGCACGACGCAGCTCACGGAGTGGGCTTACCCCCTTGCTGAATCGCTTCTTGCCGAGCCGTTGCCGCGTCGGTGGAAGCACTGCCTTGGCGTGGCCGAACGGGCGCGGTCGCTCGCGCCCGTCCTCGGCACAGATGCCGACCTCATGGAGGCCACGGCAGTACTGCATGACATCGGCTACTCGCCAGACCTGGTCAAGACGGGGTTCCATCCGCTGGACGGCGCTCGATACCTGCGGGAGACGGCCCATGCCGACGAACGGGTTGTGAGCCTTGTCGCTCACCATTCGTGTGCATGGATGGAAGCTGAGGCTCGCGGACTCCGCGAAGAGCTGGAAGCCGAGTTCGCTCGTGAGCGCGCCCACCTTGCCGATGCTCTCTGCTACTGCGACATGAACACGACGCCGGACGGCATCGCTACGAATCCGGTGGATCGGGTCAACGAGATCGCGGGTCGGTACGGCGCGGACAGCCTGATCGGTAGGTTCATCCGCCGGGCCGAACCGGAGATCCTTTCCAGTACGGCACGGGTGCTCGAACGGCTTGCCGCTGCGGAGCGTCAGCCGACGTAG
- a CDS encoding NUDIX domain-containing protein, with protein sequence MGRIDYLHDPDAPPANSVVPSVVGFVQNDADEVLVIKRSDNGRWALPGGGHEVGESISDTVVREVWEETGIKAEVVDLSGIYTDPGHVMLYDDGEARQQFSICFRARPVGGDVRTSDETTQVRWVSPADLSTFDIHPTMRLRIEHAMDRTRTAPYVG encoded by the coding sequence ATGGGACGCATCGACTACTTGCACGACCCTGACGCGCCGCCGGCCAACTCTGTCGTGCCCTCCGTCGTGGGCTTCGTACAGAACGACGCGGACGAAGTGCTGGTGATCAAGCGATCCGACAACGGACGCTGGGCACTGCCCGGAGGTGGCCACGAGGTAGGCGAATCCATCAGTGACACCGTGGTGCGGGAGGTCTGGGAAGAGACCGGCATCAAGGCCGAAGTCGTGGACTTGTCCGGGATCTACACGGACCCCGGCCACGTGATGCTGTACGACGACGGCGAGGCACGGCAGCAGTTCAGCATCTGTTTCCGCGCCCGGCCCGTCGGCGGCGACGTTCGTACGAGCGACGAAACGACACAGGTCCGCTGGGTTTCCCCAGCGGACCTGTCGACGTTCGACATCCACCCAACCATGCGACTCAGGATCGAGCACGCGATGGACCGGACGCGTACGGCGCCCTACGTCGGCTGA
- a CDS encoding helix-turn-helix domain-containing protein, with the protein MSNERLRSALLAQGVTIQDLADAIEVNPKTVERWITQGKVPYRRHQYATAALLKVDVTTLWNDDRAVDTASDLSRAEIVTVYPHRHMVPNTLWRELYEQAETFLDVLVYSGLWLSEDPLFHDLLKRKAQGTTQVRILLGDPDCAAVQQRGIDEGHRIMDGKIRNALVNYRPLFTSHPDIGFRLHDGTLYNSLFRSDNEMLVNTHVYGIGAYMAPVLHLRRLPGGGLFDTYANSIEQTWGSARPVTDHDITGA; encoded by the coding sequence ATGTCCAACGAGCGGTTGAGATCAGCACTCTTGGCTCAGGGCGTGACGATCCAGGATTTGGCAGACGCCATCGAGGTCAACCCCAAGACCGTCGAGCGCTGGATCACGCAGGGGAAGGTGCCGTACCGGCGCCACCAGTACGCAACTGCGGCACTCCTCAAAGTCGACGTGACGACGCTGTGGAACGACGATCGCGCCGTCGACACCGCCTCAGACCTGAGTAGAGCGGAGATCGTCACCGTCTATCCGCACCGCCACATGGTGCCCAACACTCTCTGGCGTGAGCTGTACGAACAGGCTGAGACCTTCCTGGACGTCCTCGTCTACTCCGGCCTGTGGCTGTCTGAGGACCCGCTGTTTCACGATCTGCTCAAGCGGAAGGCCCAGGGGACCACCCAGGTACGCATCCTGTTGGGTGACCCCGACTGCGCTGCGGTACAACAGCGGGGGATAGACGAGGGGCACCGCATCATGGACGGCAAAATCCGCAACGCCCTGGTCAACTACCGCCCGCTCTTCACGAGCCACCCAGACATCGGCTTCCGTCTACACGACGGGACCCTCTACAACTCGCTCTTCCGCTCGGACAACGAGATGCTCGTGAATACGCACGTGTACGGCATCGGCGCCTACATGGCGCCTGTCCTTCACCTCCGGCGACTCCCGGGCGGCGGGCTGTTCGACACCTACGCGAATAGCATCGAACAGACCTGGGGAAGCGCACGCCCCGTCACCGATCACGACATTACAGGAGCTTGA
- a CDS encoding protein kilB encodes MTGTILAILGTLAGTLVAGFMQHRTTSRTAQDAVAERRRQALAEAVPALLAALVRHREQQYLKIVARREGEPETAEARQARYAARSAVTGAMDTLHMATDHPALLALAQEAVDAAFALGDVPAEELDAAGLRARQAHTALRTAGAAHLYA; translated from the coding sequence ATGACAGGAACGATCCTCGCGATTCTCGGCACGCTGGCCGGGACGCTGGTTGCCGGATTCATGCAGCACCGGACCACCTCCCGCACCGCGCAGGACGCGGTGGCGGAGCGTCGACGTCAGGCGCTGGCCGAAGCCGTCCCGGCGCTGCTGGCCGCGCTGGTCCGCCACCGCGAACAGCAGTACTTGAAGATCGTGGCCCGCCGTGAAGGCGAACCCGAGACGGCCGAGGCGCGGCAGGCCCGGTACGCGGCCCGCTCGGCTGTGACCGGCGCCATGGACACGCTCCACATGGCCACGGACCACCCCGCCCTGCTCGCTCTCGCGCAGGAAGCGGTGGACGCGGCTTTCGCGCTCGGAGACGTGCCGGCAGAAGAGCTGGACGCGGCGGGACTTCGGGCCCGCCAGGCGCACACCGCACTGCGCACCGCCGGTGCCGCGCACCTCTACGCCTGA